The genomic segment CGCGAGGCGGCCTACGAGGTAATCGCGCAACATCCGGACTCATTCCCCCTCACGTCGAGCAAGCGAGGGCGCCTTATTGAGCGGTTCCCCGATGGCGCCTTGGCGGCGGGCCTGGCCAGGGTTTCGCACTACATCTCGACCGAAGAGACGCGATACTACCTGAATGGCGTTGCGTGGCAGCTTGGGACCACCGGAGCGCGTTTCGTTGCCACCGACGGGCACCGGCTCGCGAGCTACCACTATTCCGGCCCGGCACTAGGCGGCAACGTCAAGTGCCGGATCATCCCGCGCAAGACAGTGGTCCTGCTCGAGCGTTTCGGGATCGGCCAGGACGCGTCGATGCACGTGGTGGAGGGTGCCGAGGACGAGGCCCTCGAAATCGTGCAGCCAGGTCTCGTTGTCCGCACGAAGCTCATCGTTGGCACCTATCCCGATACCGACAGGGTCACGCCGAAGCCGGAGCGGCCCAAGCACGCGATTTCGCTGAGGAGAGCCGAGGCCGTCGCGGCCATCAAGCGCGCCGCGGTGATGTCACAGTCGAACCCGAACTCGGTCTATCGCGCCGCTATCAGGTTTTTCGATCTGGATGGCAAAGTCGCGATCGGCGCGAAACACCCCGACCACGGCGAGGCAATAGCGCCGATGAGCTGTCCATGGCCGGTTGGGGCGTCCGAATTCGGCATGAACAGTGCCTACCTGCTCAGCATCCTCGACCAATGCCAGGGCGACGTCACGCTCGAGGTCTCCGGGTCGCGCGACCCGCTCATGATCCTTGATGAAGACCGGTCCATGACCCGCGTCCTCATGCCAATGAGGGTCTAGCCATGGACCCGCATTGCCGCATCGGCCGGGTCAAGATCAAGCGCAGGTCGCGCTACCGGTCGCCCGACGCCTTCAACCTCAAGATCAACGAATTGCGCGCTGCCCTCAAGCGGAAGCGCCTGCTCGGGAGCGTCCGCGCATGAACGCCCTTCTGAATTTTAGCCTCGACGACATCGATGGTGACGAGCTCATCGTGGACAGCTTTGCAGGTGGCGGAGGCGCGTCCACCGGCATCGAAATGGCACTCGGCCGTTCGCCCGACTATGCCATCAACCACGATCCGGAGGCCTTGGCGCTCCACACTGCCAACCATCCGGAAACGGTCCACCTCTCCCAGAACATCTACAAGGTTGACCCCATGGATGTCGTGGGGCGGCGCAAGGTCGGGCTGCTCTGGGCCTCCCCGGACTGTAAGCACTTCTCGAAGGCCAAGGGCGGCAAGCCGGTCAAGCGAGAGATCCGCGATCTCGCATGGACCGTAGTCCTCTGGGCCGAGCGGGTGCAGCCTCGCGTCATCATCCTCGAGAACGTCGAGGAGTTCCAGACCTGGGGGCCGCTGGTCGAGACAGACAAGGGCGTGATGCCGGACCCGGAGCGGCGAGGCGAGACCTTTGCTGAGTGGGTCGGAGCCCTCAAGAAGCAGGGCTACAAGGTCGAGTGGCGCGAGCTGCGCGCCTGCGACTACGGCGCACCCACGACCCGCAAGCGTCTGTTCGTCATCATGCGTCGCGACGGCAAGAAGATCGTTTGGCCGCAGCCGACCCACGGCGCACCCGGCGATCCTGACGTCATCGCTGGCAAGAAGCGCCCATGGCGCACCGCTGCCGAGATCATTGACTGGTCCGAGCCTTGCCCGTCGATCTTCGACACATCTGAAGAGATCATGACGAAGCTCGGCATCAGGGCCGTGCGGCCGCTGGCCGAGAACACACTCGCACGCATCGCCAAGGGTATAGACCGATATGTGCTGAAGTCGACGAAGCCATTCATCGTGCAGTTCGGCAGGCGGTATGAGAACGCCGACGATACGCTAACAACGCCGTTCAACATCAAGTTCCAGACTGGCGCCGTCGGCTCCGACGTTGTTGATCCTCTGCCGACCGTCACAGCAAACAGTTTCATCAAACGTCCCGGTGGCGCGGCGCCTATCGGCGTTGTTGCCCCCGTGCTCGCCGGTGTTGGCGGTCGGGCAGGGCAGAGCCGGCCGCGTTCGGCGAATGAACCGACCGCGACCTCGACCACCAAGGCCGACACCGTTCTGGTCGCCCCGGTACTGTCTTCGGCGCAGCACGGCGGATCGCTCCGCTCGGCCGATGAGCCTCACCGCACCGTCTCGGCGAGCGACAAGGATCAGAACCAGGTCGTTGCCGCGCACCTCATGACAATGCGGAATGCAGGCAAGCCCTTCAATGAGGCCAACAAGCCGACCCATACGGTCACAGCGGGTGGCGCAGGGCTCTCGCTGGTCGCCGCGTCCATGGTCCAGACCGGCTACGGCGAGCGCGAAGGGCAGGAGCCTCGCGTGCTCGATCCCGAGGCTCCGCTCGGCACCGTCGTGGCGGGTGGCGTGAAGCACGCAGCCGTCGCTGCCTTCCTTGCCCAGCACAACACGGACATGGTTGGACACCATTCCGCCGAGCCGGTGAGCACCATCGTCCAGAAGGGGTGCACGCAAGCGGTCGTCTCTGCAGGCCTGATGAACATGAAAGGCAGCGACCGGCGCATGACCAGCGTCGAGGAGCCGAACCCGACCGTCACCGCCGACGGCACGCATCAGGCCGAGGTTCGCGCCTTCCTCATGAAATACTATGGCGTCGACCAAGATCCTCGCATCGAGGAACCATTGTCGACCGTCACCACCCGCGATCGCTTCGGCATCGTCACAGTGGAAGGCGTTGACTACCAGATCGTCGACATCGGCATGCGGATGCTCACGCCGCGCGAGCTGTTCAAGGCGCAGGGCTTCCCCGACGACTACGAGATCGAGACCGGTATCTTCGATGACGGGCAGCGCCGGGCGCTAACCAAGACTGCCCAAGTGCGCATGTGCGGCAATAGTGTTTGCCCGCCCATCGCGGCGGCTCTTGTCCGTGCGAACTGCGCCGACCTGATCAAGGTGCGGGAGGCGGCGGAATGAACCTCCCGCTCTCCTACAAGGACTTCCTGCGAGCCAAGATCATCATGGCGCCTGTCGGCGGCTTCGAGATCGAAGACAGCGACATCAACCCGCTGCTCAAGCCTCACCAGCGCGCTATCGTCAAATGGGCGATCCTGGGCGGCCGGCGCGCGATCTTTGCCGCCTTCGGCCTTGGCAAGACCATCATTCAGCTCGAAATCCTCCGCATCGTCCGGAACCGGTTCGGGGGCAAGGCGCTGATCTGCGCTCCGTTGGGCGTGCGCCGCGAATTCTTCCGTGATGCGCATGTGCTCGAAACCGGGGACGATGACGCGATCACGGACGCGCAACGAGCTGAGCTGCGGGCTTGGCTCGAAGGACATCCCGAATGCCTTCCGCGCCTCAAGTTCATCCGCTCGATCGACGAGGCCGAGGACGGCTGGACCCACATCACCAACTACGAGACGGTGCGGGACGGCAAGCTTGACCCGCGCCAGTTCGATGCGGCCAGCCTCGATGAGGCGTCCTGCCTGCGCGGGTTCGGCGGCACCAAGACCTTCCGCGAGTTCATGCGGCTCTTCGACGGCATCCGCTTCAAGTTCGTGGCCACGGCGACGCCGAGCCCGAACGAATACATCGAGATGCTGGCCTACTCTGCATTCCTCGAGGTGATGGACGTCGGGCAGGCCAAGACCCGGTTCTTCCGGCGAAACAGCGAGAAGGCCGACCAACTCACCATTCATGCCCACAAGCAGCAGGAATTCTGGTTGTGGGTCGCGAGCTGGGGCCTCTTCGTCCAGAGGCCATCCGATCTCGGGTTCTCCGATGAGGGATATGAACTCCCGGGTCTCGACGTGCACTGGCACGAGATCCTGGCCGACCACGAAAATGCCGGCGTCGAGAAGAGCGGGCAGGGACGCTTACTGCGCAACGCAGCCGCGTCGCTCTCCGAGGCAGCGCGCGAAAAGCGGGATAGTCTCGCCGGCCGCGTTGCCAAGATGCTGGAGCTTCGCGCCATCGATCCCGGCGCCCATCGCGTCATATGGCATGATCTCGAGGCCGAGCGTCACGCTATCGAGACGGCCATCAAGGGTGTCGCCACGGTCTATGGGAGCCAGGACCTCGAGGAGCGCGAAACGCTTCTCGCCGACTTTGCTGAGGGCCGCTCGGCCGAGCTTGCCGGCAAGCCTTCGATGCTCGGCTCTGGCAGCAATTTCCAGCGGCACTGCCACTGGGAAATCTTCCTGGGCATCGGCTTCAAGTTCAACGATTT from the Youhaiella tibetensis genome contains:
- the dnaN gene encoding DNA polymerase III subunit beta, yielding MNVAFATNDVARSELREAAKPFVTVEGRALAKALQVVNYVIERRNTYPILACARLELRGSTLRATGTDLDIEVTVEVDVNDATGAFVTCLDGRALAGIARVAGTALLRIEPISKDLVGIVVGDREAAYEVIAQHPDSFPLTSSKRGRLIERFPDGALAAGLARVSHYISTEETRYYLNGVAWQLGTTGARFVATDGHRLASYHYSGPALGGNVKCRIIPRKTVVLLERFGIGQDASMHVVEGAEDEALEIVQPGLVVRTKLIVGTYPDTDRVTPKPERPKHAISLRRAEAVAAIKRAAVMSQSNPNSVYRAAIRFFDLDGKVAIGAKHPDHGEAIAPMSCPWPVGASEFGMNSAYLLSILDQCQGDVTLEVSGSRDPLMILDEDRSMTRVLMPMRV
- a CDS encoding DNA cytosine methyltransferase codes for the protein MNALLNFSLDDIDGDELIVDSFAGGGGASTGIEMALGRSPDYAINHDPEALALHTANHPETVHLSQNIYKVDPMDVVGRRKVGLLWASPDCKHFSKAKGGKPVKREIRDLAWTVVLWAERVQPRVIILENVEEFQTWGPLVETDKGVMPDPERRGETFAEWVGALKKQGYKVEWRELRACDYGAPTTRKRLFVIMRRDGKKIVWPQPTHGAPGDPDVIAGKKRPWRTAAEIIDWSEPCPSIFDTSEEIMTKLGIRAVRPLAENTLARIAKGIDRYVLKSTKPFIVQFGRRYENADDTLTTPFNIKFQTGAVGSDVVDPLPTVTANSFIKRPGGAAPIGVVAPVLAGVGGRAGQSRPRSANEPTATSTTKADTVLVAPVLSSAQHGGSLRSADEPHRTVSASDKDQNQVVAAHLMTMRNAGKPFNEANKPTHTVTAGGAGLSLVAASMVQTGYGEREGQEPRVLDPEAPLGTVVAGGVKHAAVAAFLAQHNTDMVGHHSAEPVSTIVQKGCTQAVVSAGLMNMKGSDRRMTSVEEPNPTVTADGTHQAEVRAFLMKYYGVDQDPRIEEPLSTVTTRDRFGIVTVEGVDYQIVDIGMRMLTPRELFKAQGFPDDYEIETGIFDDGQRRALTKTAQVRMCGNSVCPPIAAALVRANCADLIKVREAAE